The genomic interval GGGCGGTCAGCTCAAACGCTGGCAGGCCGGAAAAGGGCTGTCCGATCCGATTATCGGCGTGCCGAAGGTCTGGGCAAACGGTCAGGGAGGATTGCTGGACGTGGTCCTCGCCCCGGATTTCGAAAAGTCGCGCCGCGTCTGGCTGAGCTACGCCGAGGCCGGGCATGACGGCAAAGCCGGAACGGCGGTGGGCTATGGCCGACTGAGCGACGATCTGACGCGGATTGACGCTTTCCAGGTGGTGTTCCGCCAGATGCCGAAACTCTCCACCGGGAACCATTTTGGCGGGCGGCTGGTGTTCGACGGCAAAGGCGCTCTCTTTATCGGACTCGGCGAGAACAACCAGCGTCCGACGGCGCAGGATCTGGACAAGCTGCAGGGTAAAGTCGTGCGCCTCACCGAAGACGGGAAAGTGCCGCCGGATAACCCGTTTGTGAATACTCCCGGCGCGCGCCCCGAAATCTGGTCTTACGGCATTCGTAACCCGCAGGGGATGGCGATGAATCCATGGAGCGACGCGCTGTGGCTGAACGAGCACGGCCCGCGCGGCGGGGATGAGATCAACATCCCGGAGAAAGGAAAGAACTACGGCTGGCCGCTGGCAACGCACGGCATTAACTACAGCGGCCTGAAAATCCCGGAAGCCAAAGGCGAGCACGTTGAGGGCACCGAGAAACCGCTGTTCGTCTGGAAAGTGTCACCTGCCGTGAGCGGGATGGCGTTTTACAACAGCGACGTCTTCCCGCAGTGGAAAAACAAGCTGTTTATTGGGGCGCTGAAGGAAAAGGACGTTATCGTGCTGAGCGTTGAGGGAAACAAGGTGACGGAGGACGGGCGCATTCTGGGCGACCGGGATCGTCGTATTCGCGATGTGCGGGTGGGGCCAGACGGCTATTTATATGTCCTGACCGACGAGACGGACGGGCAGCTGTTGAAAGTCAGCCCGTCCGGTGCGTAATCAGGTGACCGGGATCATCACCACGTTGCGGTAAGCCGGGCGATCGCTCAGCTGTTTAAGCCAGCGCTCAAGGTGAGGGCACGGCGTCCACTTCAGGCCCATGTTGGTCAGGTTCCAGACGAACGGCGCTACGGCAATATCGCCCACGCCGAAGGCCTCACCGGAGAACCAGGCGTGCTTCGCCAGTTCGTCATCCATCATCGCAAACAGGTTTTCGCAGGCGTCCTGGGCGGCATGAATGGCCGGATAGTCGCGCTCGGCTTCCGGCGTACGGATAAGCCCCATCAGGATCACGCGGTGGGTTGGCGATAGCGTCTGATTCGCCCAGTCCATCCACTTTTCGCCCTGGGCGCGCTGCGCAGGGCTTTCTACCCACAGGCGGCCCTGACCGTACTGGGCGGCAAGGTAACGCACAATGGTGTTGGACTCCCAAAGCGTCGCGTCTGTTTCATCATCGCGCAGCAGCGGCACCAGTCCGTTCGGATTCATGGCCAGATAGTCGGCCTCTTTGTTCACGCCGAACGACATGCCGGCCATGATTTGATTGAACGGTAAATCCAACTCCTCGAGCGTCCAGAGCACTTTCTTA from Enterobacter sp. JBIWA008 carries:
- a CDS encoding PQQ-dependent sugar dehydrogenase, whose translation is MTRSSLISLFALFVPFSLLAAPEAVKVEVLQNKLDHPWSLAFLPDNKGLLVTLKGGQLKRWQAGKGLSDPIIGVPKVWANGQGGLLDVVLAPDFEKSRRVWLSYAEAGHDGKAGTAVGYGRLSDDLTRIDAFQVVFRQMPKLSTGNHFGGRLVFDGKGALFIGLGENNQRPTAQDLDKLQGKVVRLTEDGKVPPDNPFVNTPGARPEIWSYGIRNPQGMAMNPWSDALWLNEHGPRGGDEINIPEKGKNYGWPLATHGINYSGLKIPEAKGEHVEGTEKPLFVWKVSPAVSGMAFYNSDVFPQWKNKLFIGALKEKDVIVLSVEGNKVTEDGRILGDRDRRIRDVRVGPDGYLYVLTDETDGQLLKVSPSGA
- a CDS encoding glutathione S-transferase family protein, whose protein sequence is MITLWGRNNSTNVKKVLWTLEELDLPFNQIMAGMSFGVNKEADYLAMNPNGLVPLLRDDETDATLWESNTIVRYLAAQYGQGRLWVESPAQRAQGEKWMDWANQTLSPTHRVILMGLIRTPEAERDYPAIHAAQDACENLFAMMDDELAKHAWFSGEAFGVGDIAVAPFVWNLTNMGLKWTPCPHLERWLKQLSDRPAYRNVVMIPVT